The following are from one region of the Coffea eugenioides isolate CCC68of chromosome 2, Ceug_1.0, whole genome shotgun sequence genome:
- the LOC113762447 gene encoding 7-deoxyloganetin glucosyltransferase-like — MESSRKPHVVCIPLPAQGHINPMLKLAKLLHYTGFHITFVHTEFNYNRLLKSKDSDPLDIIHDDFQFRTVADGLPASNQRGILDLPDLCVAMPVHCKQSFKQLISELNSSPDVPPVSCIVSDGVMSFTLEVAREFRIPEILFFTPSACGMLGYLQYEELRERGYFPLTDESCFSNGYLDTELDWIPAMKGIRLKDLPSFVQSTNPGDIMFNYNLKSLQNALRTSSLILNSFEDLEKEVLDAIRIKFPTLYTIGPLSMLEQQLRGGNLDSLDSSLWKQDMGCIDWLDKKKPGSVVYVNYGSLVILTPGQLREFGWGLANSKHPFLWVIRPNLVNGGTQVISHDFLDEIKDRGLLLDWCPQEKILGHPSIGGFLTHCGWNSTLESICEGVPMVCWPFFGEQPTNCLYICTKWEIGMEIDNNVKRDEVEGLVRELMEGSKGKEMKEKIMEWKDKADRATKPGGTSYNNFKLLVNHLRGESRAQKP; from the exons ATGGAGTCCAGCAGGAAACCTCATGTAGTTTGTATCCCACTCCCAGCCCAAGGCCACATTAATCCCATGCTAAAACTTGCCAAGCTTCTTCATTATACCGGATTTCACATCACTTTCGTCCACACAGAATTCAACTATAACAGATTGCTCAAGTCCAAGGATTCAGATCCACTAGACATAATACATGACGATTTTCAATTCCGGACCGTTGCTGATGGCTTGCCAGCGTCCAACCAGCGAGGTATATTGGATCTTCCTGACCTGTGCGTAGCCATGCCTGTGCACTGCAAACAATCATTCAAGCAACTCATATCGGAACTGAACTCTTCCCCTGATGTTCCACCTGTTTCTTGCATAGTTTCTGATGGTGTCATGAGCTTCACTTTGGAAGTAGCTCGAGAATTCCGAATCCCCGAAATCCTGTTCTTTACGCCCAGTGCTTGCGGGATGTTAGGCTATCTTCAGTACGAAGAGCTCAGAGAAAGAGGCTACTTTCCCCTGACAG ATGAAAGCTGCTTTTCTAATGGATATCTTGATACTGAGCTTGATTGGATACCGGCAATGAAAGGGATTCGACTAAAAGACCTTCCCTCGTTCGTCCAATCCACGAATCCTGGAGACATAATGTTCAATTACAACCTAAAGTCACTACAAAATGCTCTGAGGACAAGCAGCTTAATTCTCAACTCATTTGAAGATTTGGAAAAAGAAGTTTTAGATGCTATAAGAATAAAGTTTCCAACTTTGTACACGATTGGACCCCTATCAATGCTTGAACAACAACTCCGCGGAGGGAATTTGGATTCCCTCGATTCCAGCTTGTGGAAACAGGACATGGGATGCATAGATTGGCTTGACAAGAAGAAACCTGGATCAGTTGTGTATGTGAACTATGGGAGTTTGGTAATTTTGACTCCAGGTCAGTTGAGGGAGTTTGGTTGGGGATTAGCCAATAGTAAACATCCATTCTTGTGGGTGATTAGGCCTAATCTTGTAAATGGTGGGACACAGGTCATATCTCATGATTTCTTGGATGAAATCAAGGACAGAGGACTGCTGCTTGATTGGTGCCCACAAGAGAAAATTCTCGGCCATCCTTCGATTGGAGGATTCTTGACACACTGTGGGTGGAATTCAACATTGGAAAGCATTTGTGAAGGCGTGCCAATGGTTTGTTGGCCTTTTTTTGGTGAACAACCAACAAATTGTCTTTACATTTGTACCAAATGGGAAATTGGAATGGAGATTGATAATAATGTTAAAAGAGATGAAGTAGAAGGGCTAGTAAGGGAGTTAATGGAGGGAagcaaaggaaaggaaatgaagGAAAAGATCATGGAATGGAAGGATAAAGCAGATAGGGCTACAAAGCCTGGTGGGACATCTTACAACAACTTCAAATTGCTGGTAAATCACCTAAGAGGGGAATCTCGTGCCCAAAAGCCTTAG
- the LOC113760371 gene encoding 7-deoxyloganetin glucosyltransferase-like, with protein sequence MKPHALVIPYPAQGHIRPILKLAKILHSQGFYITFVNTEFNHRRLIRAHGPDSVKGLDDFQFKTIPDGLSPSDTNATQDIPALCNSIQNTCLVPFLNLVKNLNESSDSPRVSCIVSDGVMSFTLQAAEELNIPEVVFFTISACGFMGYLHYAELVARGYVPLKDESWLTNGYLDTTIDWIPGMKGIRLKDLPNFIRTTDPEDIMLNYNIVQTRDASRARAIIFNTYDDLEKEVLEAINTKFDRVYTIGPLLMMEQNVNFGKLESVASSLWEEEVGCLDWLDQREMKSVIYVNFGSITVMSVEQLQEFAWGLADSKQNFLWIIRPDLVSGESAILPAEFLEETKDRGILAGWCPQERVLAHPSVGVFLTHCGWNSTIESISCGVPMICWPFFAEQQTNCRYACSTWENGVEIDSNATREKVAESVKEMMEGEKGRNMRAKALEWKEKARLATKPGGSSYQNLEKLIRNTLLENGTNYP encoded by the exons ATGAAGCCTCATGCCTTAGTTATTCCATATCCAGCACAAGGTCACATCCGCCCCATACTAAAATTGGCAAAAATCCTTCACTCTCAGGGGTTTTACATCACCTTTGTCAACACAGAATTTAATCATCGACGCCTTATTCGAGCTCATGGTCCTGATTCAGTCAAGGGACTTGATGATTTCCAATTCAAGACCATTCCTGATGGTCTCTCGCCGTCGGATACAAATGCAACACAGGACATTCCTGCACTATGCAACTCTATTCAGAACACATGTTTAGTTCCCTTCTTGAATCTCGTTAAGAATCTCAATGAATCGTCCGACTCTCCCAGAGTTAGTTGCATAGTTTCTGATGGGGTGATGAGTTTCACTTTGCAAGCTGCTGAAGAGCTGAATATTCCTGAAGTGGTGTTTTTCACTATTAGTGCCTGTGGTTTCATGGGATACCTTCACTACGCTGAACTAGTAGCAAGAGGATATGTTCCGCTGAAAG ATGAAAGCTGGCTTACTAACGGCTATCTTGATACAACTATTGATTGGATTCCCGGGATGAAAGGGATCCGATTGAAAGATCTTCCAAATTTCATTAGGACAACCGATCCAGAAGACATCATGCTAAATTACAACATCGTACAAACTAGGGACGCGTCCAGGGCTAGGGCCATCATATTCAATACCTACGACGATTTGGAGAAAGAAGTCCTCGAAGCCATCAATACAAAGTTTGATCGTGTTTATACCATAGGTCCACTCCTAATGATGGAACAGAATGTAAATTTTGGCAAACTTGAGTCAGTAGCATCGAGTTTGTGGGAAGAAGAGGTAGGATGTCTTGATTGGCTTGATCAAAGGGAAATGAAGTCTGTAATATATGTGAACTTTGGAAGCATCACAGTTATGTCGGTTGAACAGTTACAAGAGTTTGCATGGGGACTCGCTGATTCTAAACAGAATTTCTTGTGGATCATTAGGCCAGACTTAGTGAGTGGTGAATCTGCAATTTTGCCAGCAGAATTTTTGGAAGAGACCAAAGATAGAGGTATTTTAGCAGGGTGGTGTCCCCAAGAACGAGTATTAGCACACCCGTCTGTTGGAGTTTTCTTGACTCACTGTGGTTGGAATTCGACAATTGAGAGCATTTCTTGTGGAGTTCCAATGATTTGTTGGCCATTTTTTGCCGAACAACAGACAAATTGTCGATACGCATGCTCAACCTGGGAAAATGGGGTAGAGATTGATAGCAATGCTACTAGGGAAAAAGTGGCAGAATCAGTAAAAGAGATGATGGAAGGAGAAAAAGGGAGGAACATGAGGGCGAAAGCCCTGGAATGGAAAGAGAAGGCCCGGCTAGCAACTAAACCTGGTGGCTCTTCTTATCAGAACTTGGAGAAACTGATAAGAAATACTCTTCTGGAGAACGGAACCAATTACCCCTAA
- the LOC113761051 gene encoding chaperone protein dnaJ A7A, chloroplastic-like has translation MAIVPCGSTWMARCGVQPQIVARFTVTNKLSLPPDCVASRSKVLASPSSTFFSQRPLHVLFNSGSCKDSRQKRGARFAVRAQQDYYSVLGVSKNASKSEIKSAYRKLARSYHPDVNKEPGAEQKFKEIGNAYEVLSDDEKRSIYDRYGEAGLKGSMGMGDFSNPFDLFESLFDGLGGMGMGARGSRNRATEGEDQVYNLVLDFKEAIFGVEKEIEIMRLENCGTCDGSGAKPGTRTAKCSACGGQGQVISSARTPLGVFQQIMPCSACGGAGETTTPCNTCGGDGRVRKSKRISLKVPAGVDSGSRLRVRSEGNAGRRGGPPGDLFVIIEVRPDPVLKRDDTNILYTCKVTYIDAILGTTLKVRTVDGMVDLKVPSGTQPGTTLVMAKKGVPFLNKSNMRGDQLVKVQVEIPKRLSGEERKLIEELANLNKAKAPNSRR, from the exons ATGGCTATCGTACCTTGTGGAAGTACATGGATGGCTCGGTGTGGAGTTCAGCCTCAAATAGTTGCTCGATTCACTGTTACAAACAAATTATCTTTGCCTCCAGATTG TGTTGCAAGCCGGAGTAAAGTATTGGCATCACCAAGTTCAACCTTTTTTTCTCAACGTCCATTGCATGTACTTTTCAACTCAGGGTCGTGCAAGGATTCACGTCAGAAAAGGGGAGCTCGATTTGCAGTTAGAGCTCAACAA GATTATTATTCTGTCCTCGGTGTGTCAAAAAATGCCagcaaatcagaaatcaaaAGTG CATATAGGAAGCTTGCCAGAAGTTACCATCCGGATGTGAACAA AGAACCTGGAGCAGAACAGAAATTCAAAGAGATCGGCAATGCTTATGAG GTTTTGTCAGATGATGAGAAACGTTCCATTTACGACAGGTATGGGGAGGCAGGGCTTAAAGGTTCCATGGGCATGGGG GATTTCAGCAACCCCTTTGATCTATTCGAGTCCTTGTTTGATGGCCTCGGTGGTATGGGTATGGGTGCCAGAGGCTCTAGGAACCGGGCCACTGAAGGCGAAGACCAGGTGTACAATCTAGTTTTAGATTTCAAAGAAGCCATCTTTGGGGTTGAAAAGGAGATTGAAATAATGCGGCTTGAGAACTGTGGCACCTGCGATGGGTCAGGTGCAAAACCAGGGACCAGAACTGCTAAATGTAGTGCATGCGGGGGCCAAGGACAGGTTATCTCATCTGCAAGGACCCCACTTGGTGTGTTCCAGCAAATAATGCCATGCTCTGCTTGTGGTGGTGCTGGAGAGACCACCACGCCATGCAACACATGCGGCGGTGATGGTCGCGTGAGGAAGTCGAAGCGGATTAGCTTGAAAGTCCCTGCTGGGGTTGATTCTGGTAGCCGGTTACGGGTTCGATCAGAAGGTAACGCTGGAAGGAGAGGGGGACCCCCTGGGGATCTTTTTGTTATTATAGAAGTTCGTCCAGATCCTGTACTGAAGCGCGATGATACAAATATTCTCTACACTTGCAAGGTGACCTACATTGATGCTATTCTGGGGACGACTCTCAAGGTCCGTACTGTAGATGGAATGGTTGATCTTAAGGTTCCATCTGGAACTCAGCCAGGGACGACCTTGGTAATGGCGAAAAAGGGTGTGCCTTTCTTAAACAAAAGCAACATGAGGGGTGATCAGCTTGTCAAGGTGCAAGTTGAGATTCCGAAGCGGCTTAGCGGAGAAGAGAGGAAGCTAATTGAAGAACTTGCCAATCTAAACAAGGCCAAAGCCCCCAACAGTAGAAGATAG